Part of the Pseudanabaena sp. BC1403 genome, AAAGCCTTATCGGAAAAAGCCTTGGACTATGTCGGGTTAGTCGAATCTGACTTTATTCAAGCCTTCCCCTTTGAAGTTCCTGCCCAATATGCCCAATTGCCTCAACTTAAGGGACGCGCCCTCGTGGAGATATCCACCGAAAAAGGTAATGCCACGATTACAGTCGATGGCTACAATGCACCAGTCAATGCAGGTCAATTTGTCGATCTCGTTCAGAAAGGCTTTTACGATGGTCTAACTTTCACACGAGCCGACGAAAACTATTACTTGCAGACAGGTGATCCCGATGGCGCAGCTGATGGCTACATCGATCCTAAAACCAAAAAATATCGGACTGTACCCATTGAAGTGCGCCTCCCAGATCAAAAGGTTCCTACCTATGGCAAAACCTTTGAAGAACAAGGTCTGTCAGGCACATTGCCAGTACTGCCTTTCGCTGCCTTTGGGACGGTTGCCATGGCGCATCCTAATGATGATGCTAATGCTGGTTCATCTCAGTTTTTCATCTACCTATTTGAATCAGAATTAACCCCCGCAGGCTTAAATTTGCTTGATGGAAACTATACCGTTTTTGGTTATGTCACTGATGGCAAGGAAACTTTGGATAAACTAAGACTAGGCGACAAAATTTTGTCAGCCCGTGTCATTAGTGGCGCTGAGAATTTAATCAAATAATAATCAAGTAATGTGATGGGACTTTGCCCCATCACATTACGATCACAACCAGAGGATAACTAATTTAATGGGTACAGCCCGCAACGAACCGTATATTTTGAGCTTGCCAAATCCTAGTAGTGCGATCTGTCTTGCAGGGACACGCGAGGAAAACTTAAAACTACTTGCAGAAACAACAGGTGTGCGGATAATCATGCGGGGCCAAGACCTATTAATTGATGGCACGACGGAGCAGATCAGCCTTATAGAAAAAATGGTTAACGCTCTGAAGCCACTGTGGTCACAGGAAAAAACGATCGCAGCTGTAGATATTAGAGCTGCTCGTGAAGCGATCGCGGAGGAACGTTCTGGCGAATGGCGCGATCGCGCCACTATTTCTCGTAATCGTCGTGGTGACTCAGTGCAGCCACGCACCTATCGCCAGCAGCAATATGTGCGAGCGATGGAAAATCACGATTTAATCTTTGGCGTGGGGCCTGCGGGTACTGGAAAAACCTATCTCGCCGCAGTTGCTGCGGTGAGCGCATTGCAAAGCAATAAATTTGAGCGGATTATCCTCACCCGCCCCGCAGTCGAAGCAGGCGAAAGTCTCGGTTTTCTGCCTGGAGATTTACAGCAAAAAATTGATCCCTATCTACGTCCTCTCTATGACGCAATGAACGAAATGATCGGGGCGGAGAAAGTTCCGCAATTAATGGAGCGTGGCATTATCGAAGTCGCGCCTCTTGCCTATATGCGTGGACGTACCCTCAGTAACTCATTCATCATCGTTGATGAGGCACAAAACACAACTGCCGCCCAAATGAAAATGGTCTTAACGCGACTGGGGTTTAAATCGCGTATGGTTGTAACAGGCGACATTACCCAGATTGATTTACCCCGCCATCAAAAATCTGGCTTAATCATTGCCATGAATATTCTGAAAGGAGTTGAAGGAGTTTCCTTTAATTTATTTGATAAAAATGATGTAGTGCGCCATCCTCTAGTGCATAACATCATCGCCGCTTACGAAAACGCAGAAGCAGATTAATATAAGCTCCAAGATTTCTGTTAAATGTAAGGGCAATTCATGAATTGCCCTTACGTTTAACAGAAATCTTGGTTCTCATTTCACGGCAAAGCGCTGTAAAACTATGAACTACGAATCAATTTCTGAAGATATTCAAATCACTGTCAAATTATTTGCAATTTTTCAAGAGGTACTCGCTACCGATGAAATACAAATTACGCTAGCCTCAGGTACTGCGGTGTCGCAAATATTTGATCGCCTAGCTAGTCAATATCCAAATCTTGAGAAATGGCGATCGCTAACTCGTTATGCCGTGAATCTCAATTTTGCAGAACCACAGACAATTCTTAAAAATGGTGACGAAGTCGCACTGATCCCCCCTGTAAGTGGCGGATAAATCCCCAAAAAAGCAAAGCG contains:
- a CDS encoding peptidylprolyl isomerase; this encodes MANLVLGAMLNLNLNRNLERISDLTNQQIDLVSRRSWWFTSITFMIACLLVTCLTMVSAIAPSIAALPTKSAIKDPRVILRNALPIDSEVLRDVQRILEQMPRQANLKRWSNLKRDIETISQTLSQNQAQLIAEVSSDRQGLVTEHLASLATAIVPLQEAIGVKDRNSVKALSEKALDYVGLVESDFIQAFPFEVPAQYAQLPQLKGRALVEISTEKGNATITVDGYNAPVNAGQFVDLVQKGFYDGLTFTRADENYYLQTGDPDGAADGYIDPKTKKYRTVPIEVRLPDQKVPTYGKTFEEQGLSGTLPVLPFAAFGTVAMAHPNDDANAGSSQFFIYLFESELTPAGLNLLDGNYTVFGYVTDGKETLDKLRLGDKILSARVISGAENLIK
- a CDS encoding PhoH family protein, with the protein product MGTARNEPYILSLPNPSSAICLAGTREENLKLLAETTGVRIIMRGQDLLIDGTTEQISLIEKMVNALKPLWSQEKTIAAVDIRAAREAIAEERSGEWRDRATISRNRRGDSVQPRTYRQQQYVRAMENHDLIFGVGPAGTGKTYLAAVAAVSALQSNKFERIILTRPAVEAGESLGFLPGDLQQKIDPYLRPLYDAMNEMIGAEKVPQLMERGIIEVAPLAYMRGRTLSNSFIIVDEAQNTTAAQMKMVLTRLGFKSRMVVTGDITQIDLPRHQKSGLIIAMNILKGVEGVSFNLFDKNDVVRHPLVHNIIAAYENAEAD
- a CDS encoding MoaD/ThiS family protein codes for the protein MNYESISEDIQITVKLFAIFQEVLATDEIQITLASGTAVSQIFDRLASQYPNLEKWRSLTRYAVNLNFAEPQTILKNGDEVALIPPVSGG